The Anas platyrhynchos isolate ZD024472 breed Pekin duck chromosome 3, IASCAAS_PekinDuck_T2T, whole genome shotgun sequence genome includes a window with the following:
- the LOC140002293 gene encoding interferon-induced very large GTPase 1-like, producing the protein MESQEERADAGEKTRIATQLLAEAFEKEGLDEEYWLPKLSEILGVKSINALKHLQYEDYLKLECEVRYPWETKALQKLLGITDNETGVDELQKQHLERMKQRQEEAKSILQELEEMQKSRNHSKEMISKKVEALQQAMDIPKEYWAPPEKALLDELVSIRKQLEQQEKFMGKTENVSDEEVLRRASGGLALQGIYQTNSLEDVLAKQEQLIRVPDGFMLTGPVQGSLLDRKEFSSSAAEATFTKSMEQLGFSINASVKGGFWRFSVETGVDYGKSSQSEDSRRSRSEQAYICTTMYQYMPLASYYFQKDQLRLSDAALRELQDIEQLLSITQEADRFHLLKSRCASFFRRFGSHVIQGPLHFGGIFWWKASAEGFRAEQWDEMKQQTSEALNSYVGASFSGFGTKWGVKGDASKSSSQASFQGRDGSSTHTAVQLYVTKTGGPAETDSLPEWKCGLVANNTTWCVIDRGFQLIPVWDIILSNHSSDFKASHQMSSSLRTVYEALTNRSTGVIFGEELASAVEDARAFLEQVKTWEGTVDEKKLLMLLDFKQGLNKRTKNHSVWINICLSDKALQEFLVNTVSFCQKSSPENTTYIKSLLQCLLDPHIYSVKDFPRTSFIMQWVFQTEHTLPKTPNISSLEDLNTTLLQMKEDIMEVTYAPATSASAIHEAKIKATFTVSQSISSLLQSLQQRAQEDIELFVLLVTTSTGYQVESSTFQYLLGCPEINFMIKEMHMAHNEYQSLKEQDVYRAQAFLLLRGLTITSKNKKVTHEQKNDRLVFMKKKTKNTWSTEMKALLEKHNAFKDWEMLERDLQSFIDGQLEDTSGNLNKDDIMKDLEDAFQGMQPPSQCKPKSDSSNSKASQATASPEFLNLLKRLGLERYYPRKMGTEDFHIIHQTSVHNSQPSKDSELPFYFLQKLLTMDYQVRYLTCKEASKPGVAPTPNTSGEEHEPSDSFDDFLSDLDKGAPESASRESHVHPMDLQMAIFHCADDFMRQYLSSKLAFCQFALPLLVPNPGTSQIEFPLWSLSQIKKSWKGTVRSGEQTRISSHNNKLIYQAEMPIVSFLRIGSSPSSSKSQLLNALLSRKKHDTFFHHHCEGSTKDCFLMKGVVEISWYLPRGSDNDSFNGPVAFCNLHGDARDHEPQLQFLQEISTVNVVLVSELDQSNEKKGRRILHDLWQSQRPLVCLFTEKESVAAGRSGQNVRIGIKNRNEAELVAELTKTIRDLVEGSSTLVSLNACLSTARQHGFLVDEDAEACVTAKETAIKLVNLLKKEKLSEIKSQLLPLQGKLWYMWCEKDKELTRLQEKGSKSIEHHRSQIELEKSAIRRKQLGKAFPLNQLMKTVLGFLHSQPDNTKKFFLQWMKIFMDDISSDRLDELKREYHQLWSQILALKKSNENNNLKTLLVKKLDALSDEINDSSIGLEHILREVGQIYEALESTYSKENWYVKLSEIAANLMVLGYPIELMDGDASYVPLQWIGAVFDRLIEKLGDKRVFVLSVLGIQSTGKSTLLNAMFGLQFKVSSGRCTQGAFMQLIKVDEKLQQDLNFDYLLVVDTEGLRAIEMANKQSLNHDNELATFVIGIGNMTLINIFGENPSEMQDVLQIAVQAFLRMKQVNISPGCLFVHQNVGEITAKEKNMEGQRRLQEKLDEMTVIAAQQEFCDITCFSDVIRFDVNTHIHYFAHLWEGNPPMAPPNPTYSQNVQELKSKILQAAKKESHSSVLRLSSFKVRISDLWNALLNENFVFSFKNSVEIAAYKKLETAFSQWTWQLRSHILDLQMKLENKVRNGELDKVTTEHLEKLVQERSDAITKNMETFFSEDKDREILIQWKSSTELKLKELRESLLVETRRKCEKLLEVKKSQSKLDERKSEYENELLRKSRELALSLKGQKLGESELRNRFNSIWMEWLYEVSSAAPPQEEVDIDVDIENILLDHFKEPNVDKHILNLYQNNTFSLDIEKHVSKKKGFRMFYKGFNDADVNNMHHITDSIIKRVKESIEKKEKDKMDYSRTFIHEILNEVEGGMNSVPTTANYSFNKEYKIDLSLHLCRMAAERFKDMHTAFRKANDPVVYLESKREDFFKCFQISCQGASCITTFADFLCSKIAPALRHAIYEKTALDIAQDVKDKIPDFGGNRSTLEACMLKYLAENEHFQKFMYYLNAPGEFLNNYIKTKVETYCLDKNRRLEMFLRESLSRYYENIQSAVFASTTVVKDRKDRKDQISLWLDEFCRALGDMISLPRSDLKGIEHQEITDIEFLNNAMTEALSPVIDDLRKEFKEARMSSFERQPHTIVAEQFAGCQEQCPFCEAVCTNTMPNHDGDHRVVFHRPQAFTGLKWHEKRGSKWHETDNLVIDICSSSVSSDCSFRIGEDTWIPYKKYRDAGPPYSTWSIPPDPSMQAYWKWFVSSFRTQLEQCYNGKFHGKGEIPASWQRVTKQNALAQLEKC; encoded by the coding sequence ATGGAGTCACAGGAGGAGAGAGCAGATGCTGGGGAAAAGACACGAATTGCTACGCAATTGCTGGCAGAAGCATTTGAGAAGGAAGGACTTGATGAAGAATACTGGCTCCCCAAACTGTCAGAGATATTGGGTGTTAAGTCAATAAATGCTTTGAAACATCTGCAATATGAAGACTACCTTAAACTGGAGTGCGAAGTACGGTACCCCTGGGAGACCAAGGCACTCCAAAAGCTCCTGGGAATCACAGACAACGAAACAGGTGTTGATGAACTGCAGAAACAGCACTTGGAGAGGATGAAGCAGAGGCAAGAAGAAGCCAAGTCAATCCTACAGGAGctggaagaaatgcagaagagcCGTAACCACAGCAAGGAAATGATAAGTAAGAAAGTGGAGGccctacagcaagccatggacATTCCCAAGGAGTACTGGGCACCTCCAGAGAAGGCATTGCTGGATGAGCTGGTGAGCATCCGGAAGCAactggagcagcaggagaagtTCATGGGGAAGACGGAGAACGTCTCTGACGAGGAGGTCCTGAGGCGGGCATCGGGaggcctggctctgcaggggattTACCAAACCAACAGCCTGGAGGATGTGCTGGCAAAGCAAGAGCAACTCATCAGGGTCCCTGATGGCTTCATGCTCACTGGTCCAGTGCAAGGGTCGCTGCTTGACAGGAAGGAgttctcctcctctgcagcagaAGCCACTTTCACCAAGTCCATGGAGCAGCTGGGGTTCAGCATCAATGCTTCTGTCAAAGGTGGGTTCTGGAGGTTCAGTGTTGAAACAGGTGTAGATTACGGCAAGTCCTCACAGTCAGAGGATTCCCGTCGGTCACGCTCGGAGCAGGCGTACATTTGCACCACCATGTACCAGTACATGCCTCTGGCCTCCTACTACTTCCAAAAGGACCAGCTTCGCCTCTCAGACGCAGCCCTGCGAGAGCTGCAAGACATCGAACAGCTTCTGAGCATCACCCAGGAGGCAGACAGGTTCCACCTACTGAAGAGCAGGTGCGCCAGCTTCTTCCGCAGGTTTGGGTCCCACGTGATCCAGGGACCCCTCCACTTTGGGGGAATATTCTGGTGGAAAGCATCTGCCGAAGGTTTCAGGGCAGAGCAATGGGATGAGATGAAGCAACAAACATCTGAAGCACTGAACAGCTACGTCGGAGCTAGCTTCAGCGGCTTCGGTACCAAGTGGGGAGTGAAGGGGGATGCTTCAAAGTCCAGCTCACAGGCATCATTTCAGGGAAGAGACGGAAGCAGCACCCACACAGCAGTTCAGCTCTATGTGACCAAAACAGGGGGCCCAGCAGAGACGGATTCCCTTCCCGAGTGGAAATGCGGGCTTGTGGCCAATAACACAACCTGGTGTGTGATCGACCGGGGCTTTCAGCTGATCCCAGTGTGGGACATAATCCTGTCCAACCACAGCAGCGATTTTAAAGCCTCCCATCAAATGAGCAGCAGCCTCAGGACTGTCTACGAAGCGCTAACGAATCGCAGCACTGGTGTGATCTTTGGAGAAGAACTGGCCAGTGCCGTAGAAGACGCCAGAGCTTTCCTAGAGCAAGTGAAGACCTGGGAGGGGACAGTGGATGAAAAGAAACTGCTCATGTTGCTAGATTTTAAACAGGGTCTGAATAAGAGAACAAAGAATCACAGTGTCTGGATCAACATATGTCTGTCAGACAAAGCATTGCAGGAGTTCCTGGTGAACACTGTTTCTTTTTGCCAGAAGTCTTCTCCGGAAAACACCACCTACATCAAATCTCTGCTGCAGTGCCTGCTTGATCCTCACATCTATTCTGTCAAGGACTTCCCCAGGACTTCCTTTATTATGCAGTGGGTCTTCCAGACGGAGCACACGCTTCCCAAAACTCCCAATATTTCCAGTCTTGAAGATCTCAATACGACACTGCTGCAAATGAAGGAGGACATCATGGAAGTCACCTACGCACCGGCAACTTCTGCATCTGCCATTCATGAGGCAAAGATCAAAGCCACCTTCACTGTAAGCCAGTCTATTTCTTCCTTGCTCCAGTCTCTGCAGCAAAGGGCACAGGAAGACATAGAACTCTTCGTGCTCTTAGTTACAACCAGCACGGGATACCAAGTAGAAAGCAGCACTTTTCAGTACCTCCTTGGGTGtccagaaattaatttcatgaTAAAGGAAATGCACATGGCACATAACGAGTATCAGAGCCTGAAGGAGCAGGATGTTTACAGAGCTCaggccttcctgctgctgagggGGCTCACCATAACATCCAAAAACAAGAAGGTCACCCATGAGCAGAAGAATGACCGCCtagttttcatgaaaaaaaagacGAAAAACACATGGTCCACAGAGATGAAAGCTCTCCTCGAAAAGCACAATGCATTCAAAGACTGGGAGATGCTGGAAAGAGATTTGCAATCCTTCATCGATGGGCAACTGGAGGACACATCTGGCAACCTGAACAAAGATGATATAATGAAAGACCTGGAAGATGCTTTTCAAGGCATGCAGCCTCCCAGTCAGTGCAAACCCAAATCAGACAGCAGCAATTCCAAAGCAAGTCAAGCCACTGCAAGCCCAGAGTTCCTCAACTTACTTAAGCGCCTTGGGCTGGAAAGGTACTATCCAAGAAAAATGGGCACAGAAGATTTCCACATAATACACCAGACATCTGTACACAACAGCCAGCCGAGCAAGGACAGCGAGCTACCATTTTACTTCCTGCAAAAGCTCCTGACCATGGATTATCAGGTGAGGTACCTGACTTGCAAGGAGGCCAGTAAGCCAGGAGTCGCACCCACACCAAACACCTCAGGGGAGGAGCACGAGCCCTCTGATTCCTTTGATGACTTTCTCAGTGACTTGGACAAAGGAGCCCCTGAATCTGCAAGCAGGGAGAGTCATGTGCACCCCATGGACCTCCAGATGGCaatttttcattgtgctgaTGATTTCATGAGACAGTACCTTTCATCCAAGCTCGCTTTCTGCCAGTTTGCACTACCCCTCCTGGTACCAAACCCGGGCACTTCACAGATAGAGTTCCCTCTCTGGTCCCTCAGCCAAATCAAGAAGAGCTGGAAAGGGACGGTGAGATCGGGAGAGCAGACGAGGATTAGCAGTCACAACAACAAACTCATTTATCAGGCAGAGATGCCCATCGTGTCCTTCCTCCGCATCGGcagctctccttcctcttccaagTCTCAGCTCCTGAatgccctgctgagcaggaagaAACACGACACTTTTTTCCACCACCATTGCGAAGGCAGCACCAAAGACTGCTTCCTGATGAAAGGTGTTGTGGAGATCTCCTGGTACCTTCCCCGTGGTAGTGACAACGACAGCTTTAACGGCCCTGTTGCTTTCTGTAACCTGCATGGAGATGCGAGGGATCACGAACCCCAGCTGCAGTTTTTACAGGAGATCTCTACCGTGAACGTGGTTCTTGTTTCTGAGTTGGATCAGAGCAACGAGAAGAAAGGCAGGAGAATTTTACATGATCTGTGGCAGTCTCAGAGGCCTTTGGTTTGCCTTTTCACTGAGAAAGAGAGCGTTGCAGCTGGCCGATCTGGCCAAAACGTAAGAATAGGGATCAAGaacagaaatgaagcagaattaGTGGCTGAGCTGACAAAAACCATCCGAGACCTAGTGGAAGGGTCGAGCACGCTTGTTAGCCTCAATGCATGCCTGAGCACAGCTCGCCAGCACGGCTTCTTAGTCGATGAAGATGCAGAAGCGTGCGTGACAGCCAAAGAAACAGCAATCAAACTGGTGAATCTGTTGAAGAAGGAGAAGTTGTCTGAGATCAAatcacagctactgcctcttCAGGGAAAACTGTGGTACATGTGGTGTGAAAAGGACAAAGAACTCACTCGCTTGCAGGAAAAGGGGAGCAAGAGCATAGAGCATCATCGGAGCCAAATTGAATTGGAGAAGTCTGCAATACGAAGAAAGCAACTAGGCAAAGCGTTTCCCCTCAATCAGCTGATGAAAACAGTCCTTGGCTTTCTCCATTCACAGCCAGACAATACCAAGAAATTCTTTCTGCAGTGGATGAAGATCTTCATGGACGACATCTCCTCTGATCGCCTTGATGAGCTGAAGAGAGAGTACCATCAGTTATGGTCTCAAATCCTGGcattaaagaaaagcaatgaaaacaacaacCTGAAAACTCTATTGGTTAAGAAATTAGATGCCCTTTCTGATGAAATCAATGATTCGTCCATTGGCCTTGAGCATATTTTGAGAGAGGTGGGGCAGATTTATGAGGCACTGGAATCAACATACTCCAAAGAAAATTGGTATGTCAAACTATCTGAAATTGCTGCCAATCTGATGGTTTTAGGGTATCCCATTGAGCTGATGGATGGCGATGCTTCTTATGTACCACTGCAATGGATTGGAGCCGTCTTTGACAGATTAATTGAGAAGCTAGGGGACAAGCGAGTATTTGTGCTTTCCGTGCTTGGCATCCAGAGCACAGGGAAGTCAACCCTGCTGAATGCCATGTTTGGTCTCCAGTTTAAGGTCAGCTCAGGGAGGTGCACCcagggagcgtttatgcagctcATTAAAGTGGACGAGAAGCTCCAACAGGATTTGAACTTTGATTACCTGCTTGTTGTTGACACAGAAGGACTTCGTGCCATAGAGATGGCCAATAAGCAGTCACTTAACCACGACAATGAGCTGGCCACCTTTGTCATTGGCATTGGAAACATGACTCTGATCAACATCTTTGGAGAAAATCCTTCGGAAATGCAAGACGTCCTTCAGATTGCTGTGCAGGCTTTCCTGAGGATGAAGCAAGTTAATATTTCCCCAGGCTGCCTCTTTGTGCACCAAAACGTGGGCGAAATAACcgcaaaggaaaagaacatgGAGGGACAAAGACGTCTGCAGGAAAAGCTGGATGAAATGACCGTGATTGCGGCCCAGCAGGAATTCTGTGACATCACCTGCTTCAGCGACGTCATCCGCTTTGACGTGAACACCCACATTCATTACTTTGCTCACCTGTGGGAAGGAAACCCACCGATGGCACCGCCCAACCCCACCTACAGCCAGAACGTCCAGGAATTAAAGAGCAAAATTCTTCAAGCTGCCAAGAAGGAATCGCACAGCAGCGTTTTGAGGCTCTCCAGCTTTAAAGTTCGTATTAGTGACCTGTGGAATGCCCTGCTGAatgaaaactttgttttcagcttcaAGAATTCAGTGGAGATTGCTGCCTACAAGAAACTGGAAACTGCATTTAGTCAGTGGACCTGGCAGCTGAGAAGTCACATCTTAGACTtgcaaatgaaactggaaaacaagGTGCGGAACGGGGAGTTGGACAAGGTCACCACAGAACACCTTGAAAAACTGGTGCAAGAGAGAAGTGATGCCATCACCAAGAACATGGAAACATTCTTCAGTGAAGACAAAGACCGTGAAATACTGATCCAGTGGAAAAGCAGCACGGAACTGAAGCTGAAAGAACTGAGAGAGTCCCTTCTTGTTGAAACACGAAGGAAGTGTGAGAAACTtctagaagtaaagaagagCCAGAGTAAACTGGACGAGAGGAAGTCTGAATATGAAAATGAGCTCCTGAGAAAGAGCAGAGAGTTGGCCCTGTCTCTAAAAGGCCAGAAATTAGGTGAAAGTGAACTGAGAAACCGCTTCAATTCTATCTGGATGGAGTGGCTTTATGAAGTCTCTTCTGCTGCTCCCCCTCAGGAAGAGGTGGACATTGATGTGGACATAGAAAATATCCTTCTAGATCACTTTAAGGAGCCTAATGTAGATAAACACATATTGAATTTATaccaaaataatacattttctctTGACATAGAGAAACATGTGTCTAAGAAAAAAGGCTTCCGCATGTTTTATAAGGGTTTCAACGATGCCGATGTGAACAACATGCACCACATTACAGATAGCATCATAAAGCGTGTGAAGGAAAGCattgagaagaaggaaaaagataaaatggaTTACAGTCGAACTTTTATTCATGAAATACTAAATGAAGTGGAGGGAGGTATGAACTCTGTCCCTACCACTGCAAATTACAGTTTTAATAAAGAATACAAAATAGATTTATCACTGCACCTGTGCAGAATGGCAGCAGAAAGGTTTaaagacatgcacacagcaTTCAGGAAAGCAAATGATCCAGTCGTCTACCTGGAGAGCAAGAGAGAAGACTTCTTTAAATGTTTCCAGATTTCCTGCCAAGGAGCCTCTTGTATCACAACATTTGCTGATTTCCTGTGCAGCAAGATTGCCCCAGCTCTTCGACACGCCATCTACGAGAAGACAGCTCTTGACATAGCTCAAGACGTGAAGGATAAAATTCCAGATTTCGGAGGCAATAGATCCACTCTGGAAGCTTGCATGCTGAAATACCTAgcagaaaatgaacattttcaaaaattcatGTATTATCTTAATGCCCCAGgagaatttttaaataattacattaagACAAAAGTTGAGACGTACTGTTTAGATAAGAACAGAAGGCTAGAGATGTTTTTAAGAGAATCCCTCTCTCGTTACTATGAAAACATTCAGTCAGCTGTTTTTGCATCAACCACTGTtgtcaaagacagaaaagacagaaaggatCAAATCTCTCTTTGGCTGGATGAATTCTGCAGAGCACTTGGAGACATGATAAGCTTGCCCAGGAGCGACCTGAAGGGCATTGAACATCAGGAGATAACAGACATAGAGTTCCTGAATAATGCCATGACAGAAGCACTGTCTCCCGTTATTGATGATCTCAGGAAGGAGTTTAAAGAAGCTCGTATGAGCTCCTTTGAAAGGCAGCCTCACACAATAGTGGCTGAGCAGTTTGCAGGGTGCCAGGAGCAGTGTCCATTTTGTGAGGCTGTTTGCACTAACACTATGCCAAACCATGACGGAGACCACCGGGTTGTCTTCCATCGTCCACAAGCTTTCACAGGACTCAAATGGCATGAAAAAAGAGGATCTAAATGGCATGAAACAGACAACCTAGTCATTGATATTTGTTCTAGCAGCGTTTCAAGTGACTGCTCATTCAGGATTGGTGAAGACACATGGATCCCCTACAAGAAATACCGGGATGCAGGACCTCCATATTCCACTTGGAGCATTCCTCCTGATCCATCCATGCAAGCATACTGGAAATGGTTTGTGTCTTCTTTCAGGACACAGCTAGAACAATGCTACAATGGGAAATTTCATGGCAAAGGAGAAATTCCTGCTTCATGGCAAAGAGTTACAAAGCAGAATGCACTCGCTCAACTGGAGAAATGTTAG